From a region of the Dictyostelium discoideum AX4 chromosome 2 chromosome, whole genome shotgun sequence genome:
- a CDS encoding short-chain dehydrogenase/reductase family protein (Similar to SDR) has protein sequence MGVLTDISLLLTNIIGSIILLIFYPILGFLNYKKKKTNFPTPKAIVITGASSGIGRGIALEYAKRKKNNSLVLGLTGRNIEKLEEIQKECLGLGVQVEIESIDVTDKEKLNDWLIKFDNKYKIDILIANAGTIETILPKELDFTERILTVANTNVIGTLNTVLPMVPIFESRGSGQLVLMSSITPYFDYVMAGYSSSKGYIKSFGLILRNGLASRGVGVSVITPGFIYTPLVDSLDYKDIPMLLPITTDKASKYIVDGISRNDAIISFPPLIYCISHFVATIPPTLRDATNFISNSLLKYPDYSKPVTHYSHHSQYSTNESKREDCPSSPAMNSNSQKNKEA, from the exons atgGGAGTCTTAACTGATATATCATTATTGTTGACCAATATAATTGGTTCAATAAttctattaatattttatcctATATTaggttttttaaattataaaaaaaagaaaacaaatttCCCAACACCAAAAGCAATAGTTATCACGGGTGCATCATCTGGTATTGGTAGAGGAATAGCACTTGAATAtgcaaaaagaaaaaaaaataactctTTGGTTTTAGGTTTAACTGGAAGAAAcattgaaaaattagaagaaattcaaaaagaatGTTTGGGTCTTGGTGTTCAAGtagaaattgaatcaatcGATGTCACTGacaaagaaaaattaaatgattggttaattaaatttgacaataaatataaaattgatattttaattgcaAATGCTGGAACTATTGAAA CAATTTTACCAAAAGAATTAGATTTTACTGAAAGAATATTAACAGTTGCAAACACAAAT gTAATTGGAACATTGAATACAGTTTTACCAATGGTACCAATCTTTGAATCAAGAGGATCTGGTCAATTGGTTTTGATGTCAAGTATTACACCATATTTTGATTATGTAATGGCAGGATATTCATCAAGTAAAGGTTACATAAAATCATTTGGGTTAATACTTAGAAATGGTTTAGCATCAAGAGGCGTTGGCGTTTCAGTAATAACACCAGGTTTTATTTATACTCCATTAGTTGATTCTTTGGATTATAAGGATATACCTATGTTACTACCTATAACAACTGACAAAGCTTCAAAATACATTGTCGATGGCATTAGTAGAAATGATGCAATAATTTCATTCCCACCTTTAATTTATTGTATATCTCATTTCGTTGCCACAATTCCACCAACTTTAAGAGATGCCACtaatttcatttcaaattCTCTTTTGAAATATCCAGATTATAGTAAACCAGTAACTCATTATTCTCATCACTCTCAATATTCAACAAATGAATCAAAAAGAGAGGATTGTCCCTCCTCACCAGCTATGAATTCAAattctcaaaaaaataaagaggcataa
- a CDS encoding hssA/2C/7E family protein, whose amino-acid sequence MTLLASISTIGNVKSISKSNNFSSLSNSSLQSSNSIQCGGCGGGNSLIGTVGGLVGGVLVGTGIIVGTVIGTVNGVVGGLLSGPSCGCH is encoded by the exons atgacaCTCTTAG CTTCAATCTCAACAATTGGTAatgttaaatcaatttcaaaatcaaataatttttcatcattatcaaactcatcattacaatcatcaaattcaattcaatgCGGTGGCTGCGGTGGTGgtaattcattaattggtACTGTTGGAGGTCTTGTTGGTGGTGTACTTGTTGGAACTGGTATTATTGTTGGTACTGTCATTGGAACTGTtaatggtgttgttggtggtttATTAAGTGGTCCAAGCTGTGGATGCCATtaa
- a CDS encoding hssA/2C/7E family protein translates to MTILASISSIGNVKSISKSNNFSSLSNSSLQSSNSIQCGGCGGGSPLIGTVGNLVGGVLVGTGIIVGTVVGTVNGVVGGLLSGPNCGCH, encoded by the exons atgacaatCTTAG cTTCAATCTCATCAATTGGTAatgttaaatcaatttcaaaatcaaataatttttcatcattatcaaactCGTCATTacaatcatcaaattcaattcaatgtGGTGgctgtggtggtggtagtccATTAATTGGTACTGTTGGTAATCTTGTGGGTGGTGTACTTGTAGGAACTGGTATTATTGTTGGTACTGTCGTTGGAACTGTcaatggtgttgttggtggtttATTAAGTGGTCCAAACTGTGGTTGCCattaa
- a CDS encoding hssA/2C/7E family protein — MTLLASISSIGNVKSISKSNNFSSLSNSSLQSSNSIQCGGCGGGSPLIGTVGNLVGGVLVGTGIIVGTVVGTVNGVVGGLLSGPNCGCH, encoded by the exons atgacaCTCTTag CTTCAATCTCATCAATTGGTAatgttaaatcaatttcaaaatcaaataatttttcatcattatcaaactcatcattacaatcatcaaattcaattcaatgtGGTGGCTGCGGTGGTGGTAGTCCATTAATTGGTACTGTTGGTAATCTCGTCGGTGGAGTACTTGTTGGAACTGGTATTATTGTTGGTACTGTTGTTGGAACTGTCAATGGAGTTGTTGGAGGTTTATTAAGTGGTCCAAACTGTGGATgtcattaa
- a CDS encoding hssA/2C/7E family protein translates to MTLLASISTIGNVKSISKSNNFSSLSNSSLQSSNSIQCGCGGGSPLIGTVGNLVGGVLVGTGIILGTVVGTVNGVVGGLLSGPNCGCH, encoded by the exons atgacaCTCTTAG CTTCAATCTCAACAATTGGTAatgttaaatcaatttcaaaatcaaataatttttcatcattatcaaactCGTCATTacaatcatcaaattcaattcaatgtGGCTGCGGTGGTGGTAGTCCATTAATTGGTACCGTAGGTAATCTCGTCGGTGGAGTACTTGTTGGAACTGGTATTATTCTTGGTACTGTTGTTGGAACTGTcaatggtgttgttggtggtttATTAAGTGGTCCAAACTGTGGATGTCATTAG